The genomic segment TGTAAACCGTATCTTTTGCTACATTGTAAATACCAAATTTAGTGTTTACCAAATTGTTTATTGACACTTTGGATTTGGTATCTTTTGATTTATTGTAACCGTCAGCAGTAATAAACACTTCCATTTCTTCCTGCTTCACCTCAGATTCTTCTCTTAAACGAAAAGTGACAAAATCTCCTTTAGGACTAACTTTTGAGGCTTCAATCGTGTTTTTTCCAACGAAATAAGGTCTAGGAAAATCCAATTTTGGATCTTCATTAGCAGTATTCCATTTCTCTTTTTCTTCTTGGTCTCTAACAAACTGAAACAATTCTTTTTGTTGTTCTTTCAGGAAAGTCTCTTTTTCTTTTGGTTTATCATCTGATTTCCCTTTTCTGAAATTTGTCAACTGAACTAACGAACCTAGTTTTGTGTCGAATTTAAATAGGTTGTCGCTTTGTTTGAAAAATAGAACGCCTAGTTCTTTACCTATTTGAAGAGAAGAAACCGGTACACTATGCTGGTATATCTTTTGTGTTTTTTTGTCTTTAATCGAATAAGAAAAAAGTTGTCCTTTGTCTACAAAATAATAGATTCCTGTCCCCTCTTTTTGAAGCATTCTCAACTTCGAAAATTTAGCTTCTTCTTTGGAAGCTTTTTGAGGAGCCTTCATTCCTTTCTTCCAGAAATAAGTCGAATTGCCCCATTCTTTATTCGGATTCCAATCAAAATAAATTGTGATTCCATCCAGAGACCATCTTTCGTTTTCAGGAAGATTTCCAATAAAATCATTCCCCTTCATAATCTCTTCCATTTTCAATGTTTGTGCTTGAAAAAAAGAAGAAAACAAAATACAAATAAGTAATACTATATTATTTTTCATAGTAATTGGGTTTGGTTTATTAATAGTTCAATATTGTCTCTGAAAGGTATTTTGCCACTCCATCTTCATGATTGGTAGCAATTACTTCTAAGTGAGATAATTTATTTTTTAAAGTTTCAGGAGCGTTGCCCATAATCAAACCTTTTCCGGTGGTAACAAGCATTAGTTCGTCATTAAATCCGTCACCAAAAGAAACCGCATGGCTAAAATCTAAATTCTCTTTCTCCAATATTTTAGCAATAGCATGGCTTTTGTCAACTGCTTTATCCATAAATTCAAGACAAATTGGAAGACTAAAAGCATGGTTAAATGATTCTGGGTGATGTTCTAAAATCAAATCACGAACCGCAATTAATTTATCTTGATTTTCATGCGTAAAGAAAATTTTAATCGCTTCAAAATCCTCTAACTCTCCAAAATTAACTAATTCGCGATGATAGGTTACTTCTTTAGAAAAACTATTCAATTTTTCATTGTGGATGTTGGTTTGCCACACCTCTTCCTTAAACAAAACAGTGGTAATATCTGGGTCAATATCCAAATCCAAAATTGATTTTACGGCTTGGCTATCCATGTTAATTGAAAAAAGCAATTCTTTTTCTGGCGAATGGATTCTTGCACCATTAGAAGTGACTAAGTACAATGGAACTCCTAGTCTTTCGACCAAAGGGATTGCATCTAAATGATGCCGACCTGTAGCCACAACTATCAAATAATCTTGTTGGTGTAATTCTTGAAAAACGGATCTTGTGTAATCGGAAATTAC from the Flavobacterium ammonificans genome contains:
- a CDS encoding Cof-type HAD-IIB family hydrolase, which gives rise to MIRENCKVIISDLDGTLLNQHHVISDYTRSVFQELHQQDYLIVVATGRHHLDAIPLVERLGVPLYLVTSNGARIHSPEKELLFSINMDSQAVKSILDLDIDPDITTVLFKEEVWQTNIHNEKLNSFSKEVTYHRELVNFGELEDFEAIKIFFTHENQDKLIAVRDLILEHHPESFNHAFSLPICLEFMDKAVDKSHAIAKILEKENLDFSHAVSFGDGFNDELMLVTTGKGLIMGNAPETLKNKLSHLEVIATNHEDGVAKYLSETILNY